From the genome of Roseivivax sp. THAF197b:
TTCCCATCCGCAGCCCGGTTGGTCCGAGCAGACGCCCGAAGATTGGTGGCGTGCCGTCGTCTCCGCCACGCGCGAGGTTCTGGAGGCGCATCCCGGTGCGGCGGACAAGATCGAGGGCATCGGCCTTTCGGGGCAGATGCATGGCGCGGTGCTTCTCGATTCCGCACGCGAGGTGATCCGCCCCGCAATCCTGTGGAATGATGGCCGGTCCGAGGCTCAATGCGCGGAGATCGCAGCCCAGGATGCGGGCCTTGCCGAAATCGCGGGCGTGCGCCCGATGGCCGGGTTTACCGCGCCGAAACTCAAATGGCTCGCGCAGCACGAACCCGCCGCCCATGCCCGCATCGCGCATGTGCTGCTTCCGAAGGACTGGATCGGGATGCGGCTGCATGGCGGGCTCGTCACGGATCCCTCTGATGCCGCCGGCACGTTCTGGTTCGATCAGGCGAAGGGGACCTGGTCGAAGGCGCTTTGTGCTGCGACCGATACCGATATTCGCTGGCTGCCGGAGTTGCGCGCGGGCAACGAGATCGCGGGTGCGTTGACGCCCGAGGCGGCGCAGGCGCTTGGCCTGCCCGCAGGCGTGTCCGTCGCAGCTGGGGCCGGTGATGCTGCGGCAGGCGCGGTCGCCATCGGTGCGATCCGCGAAGGGATGGGCTTCATCTCGCTCGGCACGTCGGGCCAGGTCTTCCTGCCGACCACCACCTACCGCGCGGCCCCCGAGGCAGGCGTGCATTCCTTTGCCCACACGGTGCCGGGTCTCTGGTTCCAGATGGCCGCCATCCTGAACGGTGCACGGCCCATGAGCTGGTTTGCCGATGTCGCGCAGGCGCCCATCGCGACGCTTTTGGACGAGGCGGCCGCTGTGTCGGTCGACCGGCTGCCGCTGTTTCTGCCCTATCTCACGGGCGAGCGCACGCCGCATGGCGACACCGACATCCGCGCAGGCTTCTACGGGCTCGCGAATGGCACGGGTCGTGCCGAGATGATGCGTGCCGTGCTGGATGCGATCGCCATGAGCCTTGCAGATGCGACGGACGCCATCGCCAGCGCCACGCCCCTGCCCGACGCCATGCTGACGCTGGGCGGCGGGGCGCGCAGCGATCTGCTCCTGCAGACCATCGCCGATGCGACCGGGCTGACGCTGGAGCGGGGTGAGAAGGCCGAGATCGGTCCTGCCTACGGCGCGGCCTTGCTCGGTGCCTCGGCTGCGGGCGCGGGAGCGATGGAGACACTGGTCCGCCGTCCCGAGGTGATCGCACGGTTCACCCCGTCCGAGGCCGGTGCGGCGCGGCTCGCGCCCCGGCTCGACGCCTATCGCGCGCTCTATCAGGCGCTGAAGCCGGTCAGCCGGATGGCGTATTGAGTGGCCCGACCCTCCAATGAAAAACGCCGGTCCGAAAGAGGACCGGCGTTTCCCGAAACAGCGTTAGTTTCGCGTCACGACACCATCGGCAGATCCCGCGGCGCCTCACCCTTGAGCGCGCGCCAGGCATTGGCCACGGCAGGCGCGATGGGCGGGGTGCCCGGCTCGCCGATACCCGTGGGATCGGCATCGGAGGCGATGATCGCCACCTCGACCTCCGGCATCTCGGTGATCCGCAGCATCCGGTATGTGTCGAAGTTGCGCTCCTCTACGACCCCGCCTTCGCCCAGCGTCAGCGTGTTGAAAAGCGCGGAGCCAAGGCCGTAGCCCAGACCGCCCTCGATTTGCGCGCGGATGACGTTCGGATTGACCGCGATGCCGCAATCGACCGCGACCCAGACCTTGTGCACGCGCGGCTCGCCGCGATCGTCGGAGACTTCCGCGATCATCGCGCAATAGGTCGAGAAGGATTCGTGCAGCGCGACCCCGTAGGCACGGTCGCCCTTCACCCGTTCACCGTCCCAACCGGCCATCTCGGCCACGCGCTCCAGCACGGCGCGGTCGCGACCGGCATCGTCCTTGAGAAGATCGAGACGGCCCTGAACGGCATCCTTGCCTGCCTTTTCGAGAAGCTCGTCGAGGAAGACCTCGGTCGCGTAGGCGGTGTGGGTATGGCCGACCGAGCGCCACCACAGAACGGGCACGCCGGTTTCCATCTTCACCCAATCGACCGTCAGGTTGGGCAGGTCATAGGGCATCTTGGTCGATCCTTCATAGGAGGTGGGATCCTCCGGGTTGCCCTGATCGAGCATGGTGCCGTTGATGATCGACTGGTTCACGATCCGGTTTTCCCAGCCGACGATATTGCCCTCGGCATCGAGCCCGCCGCGCAGCTTGTGCACGGTCATCGGACGGTAGAAGCCGCCGGTCATGTCGTCTTCGCGGGTCCAGATCAGCTTCCAGGCGCCATCGCCGCCTGCTGCCTTTGCGATTTCGGCGATCTCGGAGCCGATCTGAGGGATGGTCTGCGCACGGCGTCCGAAAGAGCCACCGGCATACATGACGTTCATCGTGACGTTTTCGGCATCAAGGCCCAGCGTCTGCACCACCGCGCCCTTGTCGAAGCCCGGGAATTGCGCACCCATCCAGATCTCCGCCGCGCCGTCGCGGACTTCCAGGACGGCATCCATGGGCTCGAGCGTGGCATGGGCGAGATAGGGGAAGCTGAACTCCGCCTCGTGCATCGTCTCGGCGCCGTCGATGGCTGAGGCGCTGTCGCCCGTCTCCTCGACGACGAGGCCCGGCGATTGTGCGGCATCGCGAAAGGTTTGCAGGATCTCGGCAGAACTGCGCGTCTCCGCCTCCGACATGTCCCATTCGACGGAAAGCGCATTGCGTCCCTTGATCGCCGCGGCGGTGGAGGTGGCGTAGACCGCCACACCTTGCGGGATCTGGCGTACGGCCGTGACACCGCGCACCTTCTCGGCCTCGGTCGCATCGAAACTGGCGACCTTGGCCCCCATCACGTCCGGGTGGCGCACCACGACGTATTCCATGCCCTCGCGATAGACATCCATCGTGAAGGTCGCGGTGCCGGTCGATTTCGCCCGACTGTCGACCTTGGGCATGTCCGTGCCGATGTAGGTGAATTCCGAGGGGTTCTTGACCGCAGGCTCCACCGGCACGTCCTGTCGCGCGGCAGCCTCGGCGAGATCGCCGAAGGTCGCGGTCTGTCCCGATGCCTCGTGGCTGAGAACGCCCTGCGCCACGGTGATGCCCGACGCATCGACGCCCCATTCCTCGGCTGCGGCGGCGACGAGCATGGCGCGCGCGGCGGCCCCCGCCTGGCGCATCTGCATCCAGCTATTGGCCATGGCGGTCGAACCACCCGTGCCCTGAAGACCGAAGAAGAGGTTCTTGTAGAGCTCGTTATTGGCAGGCGCGCTTTCGACGCGCATCTGGTCCCAGCTCGCATCCATCTCTTCGGCGACGAGCGTGGCAAGGCCCGTATAGGGCCCCTGCCCGAACTCGATATGCTTGCAGATGAAGGTCACGGTGTTGTCGGGAGCCACACGCACGAAGGCGTTGGGGGCGAAGGTGCCCTCTGCGGCCTCTCCGGTCGTCATGACGGCGGCGGCGCCCGATTGCGCGCGGCCCTTCATCGGCAGCGTCAGGCCGATCACGAGGCCCGCGGAGGAGGCCAGGAATTGACGGCGGGTTTGGGTGTTCATGGCTCAGCCCTCCAGCGTGTCGGCGGCGTCGTGGATTGCGGCGCGGATGCGGGTATAGGTCGCGCAGCGGCAGACATTGCCCCACATCGCGTTGTCGATATCGGCATCCGACGGCTTCGGCGTGTCGCGCAGAAGGGCTGTCGCGCTCATCACCTGGCCCGACTGGCACCAGCCGCATTGCGGCACGTCGATCGCGGTCCAGGCATCCTGCACCGCCTTCGCCTCGGGCCCGTCGAGCCCCTCGATCGTGGTGATCTCGGCACCGTCCAGCGTGCCGACCTGTGTCTGGCAGGATCGCACCGGCGCCCCGTCGAGCATGACCGTGCAGGCGCCGCATTGCGCGATCCCGCAGCCGAACTTCGTACCCGTCAGACGCAGCTCGTCGCGCAGCGCCCAAAGAAGCGGCGTGTCATCATCGACGTCGAGCGTCACCGATTTCCCGTTCACCGTGAAGCTTGCCATGTCATTCTCCTTGCTGAGAGGGTCGGGAGGACGCCGCGCGAGCGCACGTCTCGTCTGTCCCGAACCAAGTGAATCTGCTGATGTTCGGGCACCTAATGCGACGCCCGCGGGCTTCCATGCCTTTTCTGGCCGCGCAAGGTCTGCATTTCCGAAGCGGTCGCGTGCAGCATAGCACAACCGTCGCCCCTCCGCGTCCGCTGGATGGCGCGATCATAACCGCCATCCACACTTTTCCGTGTGGCCAGGGTGCCGGGACGGTGGAAGCTTTTGTGTCCGGGCGCTAGGGTATGCGAGGATTTCGGACGGATTGTCCACGGGAGGAGACCTTACTTGTATCCCAGACGTATTATTCCCGGCATGCTCTGGGGCCTTGTGAGTTCCACCGCGCTTTCCCTGCCCGCTTTCGCGTTGAACGATATCGACATTCGCGTCGACGCCGCGTCGGAGGCCGACGAAGAAGAAATCGCGGCAGCGCTTGAGGCGGCCTCATCGCTGGTTGCGGGCGATGTCGAGGGGCTGGAGACGCCGCAGGAAGTCGCCGCCGCCGCCCTGTCGGATTATTCCAACGCGCTCGGCGTGCTTTATGATCGTGGCTATTACAGCGGCGTCGTGTCGGTGATGCTGGACGGGCGCGAGGTCTCGGACATAGAGCTTCTGGCCCTGCCCGACGCCTTCGGACGCGCCGTGATCCGGGTCGAGACCGGTCCGCGGTTCACCTTCCGGGAGGCCTCCATCGCGCCCGTGAACAGCGACACCGAACTGCCCGAGGGCTTCACCCCCGGTGCGGTCGCCGAGACCGCAGTGGTGCGCAACGCCGTCTCCGCGACGATCGAGGGCTGGCGCCAGGACGGCTATGCCAAGGCCCGCACCGTCTCGGAGGAGGCCATCGCCTATCACGATGTGGCCGAACTCTCGGTGCGGATCGGCGTCGATCAGGGCCCGCGCGTGCGCTTCGGCGACATGATCATCGCGTCGGACAGCGCCGTGCGGCAATCGGCGCTGCGTCGGATCGCGGGCTTCCCCTCGGGCGAGCGGTTCGATCCCGACGATGTGCAGACCGTCACCGGCCGGTTGCGCGCCACGGGCGCCTTCTCGGCGGTCACGCTCAGCGAAGCGGAGACGGTCAATCCCGACGGCACCAT
Proteins encoded in this window:
- the xylB gene encoding xylulokinase produces the protein MFLGIDIGTSGVKVCLIDAGTRVLGDATAPLSISHPQPGWSEQTPEDWWRAVVSATREVLEAHPGAADKIEGIGLSGQMHGAVLLDSAREVIRPAILWNDGRSEAQCAEIAAQDAGLAEIAGVRPMAGFTAPKLKWLAQHEPAAHARIAHVLLPKDWIGMRLHGGLVTDPSDAAGTFWFDQAKGTWSKALCAATDTDIRWLPELRAGNEIAGALTPEAAQALGLPAGVSVAAGAGDAAAGAVAIGAIREGMGFISLGTSGQVFLPTTTYRAAPEAGVHSFAHTVPGLWFQMAAILNGARPMSWFADVAQAPIATLLDEAAAVSVDRLPLFLPYLTGERTPHGDTDIRAGFYGLANGTGRAEMMRAVLDAIAMSLADATDAIASATPLPDAMLTLGGGARSDLLLQTIADATGLTLERGEKAEIGPAYGAALLGASAAGAGAMETLVRRPEVIARFTPSEAGAARLAPRLDAYRALYQALKPVSRMAY
- a CDS encoding xanthine dehydrogenase family protein molybdopterin-binding subunit; the encoded protein is MNTQTRRQFLASSAGLVIGLTLPMKGRAQSGAAAVMTTGEAAEGTFAPNAFVRVAPDNTVTFICKHIEFGQGPYTGLATLVAEEMDASWDQMRVESAPANNELYKNLFFGLQGTGGSTAMANSWMQMRQAGAAARAMLVAAAAEEWGVDASGITVAQGVLSHEASGQTATFGDLAEAAARQDVPVEPAVKNPSEFTYIGTDMPKVDSRAKSTGTATFTMDVYREGMEYVVVRHPDVMGAKVASFDATEAEKVRGVTAVRQIPQGVAVYATSTAAAIKGRNALSVEWDMSEAETRSSAEILQTFRDAAQSPGLVVEETGDSASAIDGAETMHEAEFSFPYLAHATLEPMDAVLEVRDGAAEIWMGAQFPGFDKGAVVQTLGLDAENVTMNVMYAGGSFGRRAQTIPQIGSEIAEIAKAAGGDGAWKLIWTREDDMTGGFYRPMTVHKLRGGLDAEGNIVGWENRIVNQSIINGTMLDQGNPEDPTSYEGSTKMPYDLPNLTVDWVKMETGVPVLWWRSVGHTHTAYATEVFLDELLEKAGKDAVQGRLDLLKDDAGRDRAVLERVAEMAGWDGERVKGDRAYGVALHESFSTYCAMIAEVSDDRGEPRVHKVWVAVDCGIAVNPNVIRAQIEGGLGYGLGSALFNTLTLGEGGVVEERNFDTYRMLRITEMPEVEVAIIASDADPTGIGEPGTPPIAPAVANAWRALKGEAPRDLPMVS
- a CDS encoding (2Fe-2S)-binding protein, whose translation is MASFTVNGKSVTLDVDDDTPLLWALRDELRLTGTKFGCGIAQCGACTVMLDGAPVRSCQTQVGTLDGAEITTIEGLDGPEAKAVQDAWTAIDVPQCGWCQSGQVMSATALLRDTPKPSDADIDNAMWGNVCRCATYTRIRAAIHDAADTLEG